A region of [Bacteroides] pectinophilus DNA encodes the following proteins:
- a CDS encoding ABC transporter permease produces the protein MKYFAKKTLTLIITLFMISIATFFVFQIIPGDAVANMLGTEATPEREEALRQQLGLDEPVPVRYIEWIKGVAHGDFGRSYRYAENMNEMMSVSRLIGDKLPVTLTLAVLSLIMTVILGFFIGIVWAGCKSRTLDAVFGIITQGAMAVPSFFLGILIIFFFGIILRLFAPGQYVSYHDSVAGFFGYLIFPAFAMAIPKSAMAARFLRNAILEQGELDYVRTAKSKGCTDRRIMWRHILRNAIIPVITFMGTVIAEIVAGSIVVEQVFSVPGIGRLLVSSISTRDFPVVQTLILYIAVAVMVVYYIVDIIYGIVDPRMRSNED, from the coding sequence ATGAAATATTTTGCCAAAAAGACATTAACTCTCATTATAACTTTATTTATGATTTCAATTGCCACCTTTTTTGTGTTTCAGATTATACCGGGAGATGCGGTTGCTAACATGCTTGGAACTGAGGCTACACCTGAGCGTGAAGAAGCACTCAGACAGCAGCTTGGACTGGATGAGCCGGTTCCTGTAAGATACATAGAGTGGATAAAAGGTGTTGCGCATGGTGATTTTGGACGCAGTTACCGTTATGCAGAGAATATGAATGAAATGATGAGTGTATCCAGACTGATTGGAGATAAGCTGCCGGTAACACTTACATTAGCAGTGCTTTCACTGATAATGACTGTGATACTGGGTTTCTTTATCGGAATTGTCTGGGCCGGCTGCAAGAGCAGGACACTTGATGCTGTATTTGGAATTATTACGCAGGGTGCGATGGCGGTGCCGTCATTCTTTCTGGGTATACTCATAATTTTTTTCTTTGGAATAATACTAAGATTGTTTGCTCCGGGACAGTATGTAAGTTACCATGACAGTGTTGCAGGTTTTTTCGGATATCTGATATTCCCTGCATTTGCAATGGCTATACCGAAGTCTGCGATGGCGGCAAGATTCCTTCGTAATGCTATTCTTGAGCAGGGAGAACTTGATTACGTGCGTACTGCTAAGAGTAAGGGATGTACGGATAGAAGAATCATGTGGCGACATATACTTCGTAATGCGATTATACCTGTAATAACATTTATGGGAACCGTCATAGCCGAGATAGTGGCCGGAAGTATTGTAGTTGAGCAGGTATTCAGTGTTCCGGGAATAGGAAGGCTGCTTGTGAGTTCGATATCCACGAGAGATTTTCCTGTTGTCCAGACGCTTATTCTGTACATAGCAGTTGCGGTTATGGTAGTTTATTATATTGTTGATATTATTTATGGAATTGTAGACCCAAGGATGAGGAGCAATGAAGACTGA